The Enterobacter huaxiensis sequence CGGTTGGTGCGTACGTCATGGACGACATCGGTAATGTTCTGCATCGCCGTGACCATACCGTGGTGAAGCGAACGTGTAAGCGTGATTGCCACGGCAGAGGCAAGAAGAATACATCCGGTGAGGACGGCAAACGACATCCAGATAAAATGGCTGATGAGGCTGTCACGCGCCGTCAGGCGAATCTCACCAATCATGTTACCGTTATGTATGATGGGCTGGGAGACAGGGAGCGGGAACAGCCAGCGGCTGACCAGCGCGCCCAGCGTGTCCGTGTTTTCGTCCGGGTTCCATGACCAGTGGGCAAAGCGTTTTTTACGAACGTTGAGGACTTCTGCTTCGGCAAATTGTCCTTGCTTGCCAAGGGTCGCAAGCGTTTCGTTAGCCGCCAGCGGATCGTTGAAAACCAGAGAGGCTTCAAGGCTGTGGCTCATGGTTGCGCCGGTTAATTCGAGATTTTTTTGCGCGTATTGCTTTAATGTCACCACGGAAGCAAAACACAGCAACAACCATATAAACGTCATTGTTATTGTGACGCTTAGCATGCTGATGCGCCGCAACGTTCTTTTAAACGTTGGACGCGATGTTGAAGTGAAATCCTTATTCATGCTTCTTATTCCGTGCAAGCATTAATACATCCGGATTGACTCTTACGCCGCTGCGAGACAGCGCATCAAGATTGACGGAAAACCTAACCCGGTTATCTTCAATTATCAGGCAAAATGCACTGCCAATAACACATTCCGGATTCTGCTCTGAGATTAATAGCAACGCTCTGCCCTGATACTGGCTAATTAAATCAAGTTGTTGTGCAGGAGTTTCATTCCCGAAATAAATAGCGTCACACATTGCTGCCAGCGCTTCCCGATCGTTATGCACAATGACGGGGGTATAAGGCAACTCGCTTTGTCCCTCTTCACTGCTAAGCGCCCGAGTATAGCGAGATGAGGCATAAACACAGAGCCTGGGCTGCCCGGAAAGCGACGGCCATCGGGTATAGCTAACGATACCTGAGACTATAGTACGCACTGACTTATCGGTTTCTGCGAGGGTATTCGCAACCGCTGAACCAGCCGTAAGGAGCAGTATGAGCACCAGAGTGAGTCGGAAAAAAGGGATCAAGAATGAAATTCTCACCAGAATCTGCCATGTCGCTCTGGAAATAGATGTCCTTAAGAGTTGTTGGCAGAATACCATTGTTTATCAAAGCCGTCATTATGTCAGCAATGCAACCGGGTTGACTTAGGTTAAATCTTACAGTTGTATATATTCTGATGGTTAAAGATTAAATCAATTAAGCCTGCTGGCCTTCATGCTTTCGTCTATCCCTTGCTGCCAGGCCGCGTGCAATTTTGCCGCATTTTCGGTGGCATCGCAGCTGGCGGGAAATGATTTGCCTGCTAATCCCCAAGCATGAATAAAGCCTTCTTCACACACTTTCTTCTGACCGTCCGCATAGCCACGGAGATATTCGCTGCGATCGACATTGGGATCGTTAAAATTATCGGCCAGTGCTCGATTATCTTTAACGGGAGCGCCGTTCATTGCATCTTCTTTCCCCGCGCCAAACCAGTCAGGGCTCGTCCAGTCTGGCTGGAAAGTGTAAGGATTAATCTTGCAGCTCGATAAAAACAGCGACAACAGCAACAGAGCGAGTAAACGCATAGCCATTCTCCTTTTTCTTCAGCATAGCCTGGCCATTCAAACTTGGTGTGTAATTTTAAGTTTACATATATCCGCGCTGTTTTTTGCATTAAATTGGTTTGTGTAAAGTAATGTGTACGTATTTTGGATTGAAATCTTTACTTGTTGTGGTATCGTTGTTCCACCTCTTTGAGGAAACCCACTATCGCAAACGAGTTTTACAGGATCGCAATCATGCAAAAAGACGCGCTGAACAACGTACATATCACCGATGAACAGGTTTTAATTACCCCGGATCAGCTGAAAGCAGAATTCCCGCTGAGCGTTGCGCAGGAAGCTCAAATTGAGCACTCTCGCCAGACTATCTCTGACATCATCGCTGGCCGCGATCCGCGCCTGCTGGTGGTATGCGGTCCTTGCTCTATTCACGATCCTGAAGCCGCCATTGAGTACGCTCGTCGATTTAAAGCATTAGCGGAGGAGGTCAGCGATAGCCTCTATCTGGTGATGCGCGTCTATTTTGAAAAGCCACGCACTACCGTTGGCTGGAAAGGGTTGATTAACGATCCGCACATGGATGGCTCGTTTGATGTGGAAGCAGGCCTGAAGATTGCGCGTCGCCTGCTGGTTGAACTGGTTAGCATGGGGCTACCGCTGGCAACCGAAGCGCTGGATCCGAACAGCCCGCAGTACCTGGGCGATCTGTTTAGCTGGTCCGCGATTGGTGCGCGTACCACCGAATCACAAACCCACCGCGAGATGGCGTCTGGTCTCTCGATGCCGGTCGGTTTCAAAAATGGCACTGATGGCAGCCTGGCAACGGCAATTAACGCCATGCGCGCCGCGGCGATGCCGCACCGTTTTGTTGGTATCAATCAGGCGGGCCAGGTTTGTCTTCTGCAAACACAGGGCAACCCGGATGGTCACGTGATCCTGCGCGGCGGTAAAGCGCCAAACTACAGCCCGGCGGACGTAACGCAGTGTGAAAAAGAGATGGAACAGGCGGGACTGCGCCCGGCGCTGATGGTAGATTGCAGCCATGGTAACTCGAATAAAGATTACCGTCGTCAGCCTGCGGTTGCGGAATCTGTGGTTGCACAGATTAAAGATGGCAACCGTTCTATTATCGGACTGATGATTGAGAGCAATATCCATGAAGGCAATCAGTCATCTGAACAACCGCGTAGCGCGATGAAGCACGGCGTGTCCGTTACGGATGCCTGCATAAGCTGGGAAACCACCGACGCGCTGCTGCGTGAGATCCATAAAGATTTAAACGGCCAGCTGTCGTCACGTCTGGCTTAAGAGGTTAGCTATGGTTGCTGAATTGACCGCACTACGCGATCAAATTGATGAAGTGGATAAGGCGCTGCTGGACCTGCTGGCGCGCCGTATGGCACTGGTTGCCGAGGTAGGTGAGGTTAAAAGCAAATACGGCCTGCCGATTTACGTTCCGGAACGCGAAGCCTCAATGCTCGCCTCACGACGTAAAGAAGCGCAGGCGCTGGGCGTCTCGCCGGATTTAATTGAAGATGTGCTGCGCCGTGTGATGCGCGAATCTTACTCCAGCGAAAATGACAAAGGCTTTAAAACCCTGTGTCCGTCGCTGCGCCCGGTGGTGATTGTGGGCGGCGGTGGCCAGATGGGGCGTCTGTTTGAAAAAATGCTGACGCTTTCTGGCTACCAGGTGCGCATTCTTGAAAAAGAGGACTGGGCGCACGCTCCCGAACTCATGCGCGATGCGGGGATGGTTATCGTCAGCGTGCCGATCCACGTGACCGAGCAGATTATCGGGAAACTCCCGGCGCTACCGGAAGACTGTATTCTTGTCGACCTGGCCTCGGTGAAAAACGGCCCTCTGCAGGCCATGCTGGCGGCGCATACCGGCCCGGTGCTCGGCCTGCATCCGATGTTTGGCCCTGACAGCGGCAGCCTGGCGAAGCAGGTTGTCGTCTACTGTGACGGCCGCCAGCCTGAAGCGTACCAGTGGTTCCTGGAACAGATTCAGGTATGGGGCGCACGTTTGCACCGCATCAGCGCCGTTGAGCACGACCAGAACATGGCGTTTATTCAGGCTCTGCGCCACTTTGCGACCTTTGCATATGGGCTACATCTTGCGGAAGAGAATGTACAGCTTGAACAGCTGCTGGCGCTCTCCTCGCCAATCTATCGCCTGGAGCTTGCAATGGTTGGGCGTCTGTTTGCGCAGGATCCGCAGCTTTACGCCGATATCATTATGTCGTCCGAGAACAACCTCGCGCTGATCAAACGCTACTACCAGCGCTTTGGTGAAGCGATTACTCTGCTGGAGCACGGCGATAAACAGGCGTTTATCGACAGCTTCCGCAAGGTTGAACACTGGTTTGGTGACTACGCGACGCGTTTCCAGAGCGAGAGCCGCACGCTGTTGCGTCAGGCAAATGACAGTCGCCAGTAATGCAATGATGTATATACTAAAAGCCAGCAATGCTGGCTTTTTTCATTTTGGGGAACTGTCATGGCTGAACCACAGCTGCTGTTGAATTACACGGGGCATCTGCCGGAGTGCCCGACGTGGAGCGCAGAAGAGAACGCACTCTACTGGGCGGATATCCTGGAAGGCGAGATCCACCGCTACCATCTGCCCACGGCAGAACACACGGTTCTTTCATTCCACGAAGAGGTGGGCTGTTTTGCGCTGCGTGAGCGCGGCGGGTTTATTGTAGCGATGCGGACGGGCATCTGGCTTACCGATAAACACGGCCTTCTCCGGAGTAAGGTGTGTGATAACCCGTCTAATCCGCAGCTTGCGCGGTTTAACGATGGGGGCACCGATTGTCAGGGGCGTTTCTACGCCGGGACGTTCTGGGGGCCGGGAGATTATAACGGCGCGATGCTGATGCGGATCGATAACGATCTGACGCCGAAAGTGATCCAGTGCGATATTCACGGGCACAACGGGTTAGCCTTTAGCCCGGATCAACACTGGATGTTCACATCCGATACGCCGAATGGGGTCATTTACCGAACGCCGCTTGATGAGCAGGGTGAACCCGGTAAACGCGAGGTATTTCGCCGGTTTAAAGAGGGCGAAGGGATACCTGACGGTGCGGCAATGGATATAGAGGGCTGTTACTGGAGCGCACTGTTTGACGGCTGGCGCATTGCGCGCTTTTCATCGCAGGGTGAGCAGCTGGAAGAGTATCGCTTACCGGTGCGTTGCCCGACGATGGTCTGCTTCGGCGGCGACGATATGAAAACGCTGTTTATCACGACCACGCGGGAAAATATGGAGGCGGATGAAGTGGCAAAATACCCGCTCTCAGGCGCTATCTTCACCCTGCCCGTGAGCGTGGCAGGGATGAAGAAAAGCCGCTTTATCGAACGTTACGCCGGGTCAACCGGGACCACGTTCTCGCTCGGATAGCAGCCCAGCACTTTCATGGAGCGGGTGATCTCGCCGAGTTCGCGCAGGGCTTTCTGCATGGATACAGATTCCAGGTTGGCCTGGATGTCGAGATAGAACATCTCTTCCCACGGATTGCCGTTAATCGGACGGGATTCCAGCTTCGTCATGATCAGGTTGTGGTTACGCAGTACCAGTAGCGCTTCAACCAGGGCGCCTGCCTGCTGGCCGGTGGCCATCAGCAGCGTGGTTTTAGCCGGAACCTGATCCGAGACGTCAATGGCTTTACGCGCCAGCACCACGAAACGGGTGATGTTCTGCGTCTGGTTGGCCAGATTACGCTCCAGCACCTGCAGGCTGTACAGTGCACCACCCGCTTCGCTGCCGAGTGCAGCAACCGTTGGGGAATTCGCCTGCGCCACTTTCTCCATCGCAGCAGAGGTGCTCTCGGTGTACTCAATTTTCCAGTGCGGATAGCGGTTCAGGAACTGGCTGCACTGCTGGAACGGCTGCGGGTGGCTGTAGACCGTTTCAATTTTGCTCAAGTCGGTTGAGCCAGAGACCAGCACGCAGTGGTCGATCGGGATCGTCAGCTCACCAACCAGCGACAGGCTGGTGTGCTGCAGCAGATCGTACACGTCGTTAATGGCGCCTGAACTGGTGTTCTCAATTGGCACCACGGCATAATCAGCCTGGCCGGTTTCTACCTGATTGAAAATATCGGCAAACTTCGCGCAGCCGCTCTCGATGAACTCTTCGAAATGGCGAGCGGCGTACTGACGTGCCGCGAGGTGAGAATAAGAGCCTTTTGGACCCAGGAAGGCGACCCGGGCGGAGTGCGGGTTAGTCTTGTTCAGGTGTTGTTGCAGCAGGGCTTGCTGAGTCAGTACGGAGTCTTCGATGATGAGCTGGAACAGACGGGTAATGTAATGGGCATCCAGGTGATGGGCTTTGCCGAGTTGGATCAGACGCTCCAGCAAATCACGCTCGCGGTCGATGTCGCGAACGGGGCGGTGGGAGTCCAGCTTGGCTTTACCCACCTCAACGGCAAGCGTGCGGCGTTCTGCCAGTAGCGCCAGCAGTTTTTCATCGAGTGCGCTGATTTTTACTCGCAGATCCAGTAACGGGTTTTCCGGTGTCATAGTGTTGTCTGTCTCGTTTTATCGTTATCAATAAAAAAGGCCCCCCGGTGTGGGAGGCCTTGTTGTTCGTCTTCGCATTCTTTATCACACGACGAAACGCCTCCCAGTCAGGGGAAGGTAAAAAAGAATGCGAAGAAGAACGGCGTAAGTTTCATAAAGTCATCCTGAGATTGATACCGTTAAAGTACCCGTACTGTTTTCACCCTGTCAATAAAAAACGCGCCCGAAGGCGCGTTGGCGGTACACTCAATTTAAAGGATTACTCTTCTTCAACTTCTTCCGCGAAGCTGGCGT is a genomic window containing:
- a CDS encoding YfiR family protein is translated as MRISFLIPFFRLTLVLILLLTAGSAVANTLAETDKSVRTIVSGIVSYTRWPSLSGQPRLCVYASSRYTRALSSEEGQSELPYTPVIVHNDREALAAMCDAIYFGNETPAQQLDLISQYQGRALLLISEQNPECVIGSAFCLIIEDNRVRFSVNLDALSRSGVRVNPDVLMLARNKKHE
- a CDS encoding DUF2799 domain-containing protein, with product MRLLALLLLSLFLSSCKINPYTFQPDWTSPDWFGAGKEDAMNGAPVKDNRALADNFNDPNVDRSEYLRGYADGQKKVCEEGFIHAWGLAGKSFPASCDATENAAKLHAAWQQGIDESMKASRLN
- the aroF gene encoding 3-deoxy-7-phosphoheptulonate synthase AroF; this translates as MQKDALNNVHITDEQVLITPDQLKAEFPLSVAQEAQIEHSRQTISDIIAGRDPRLLVVCGPCSIHDPEAAIEYARRFKALAEEVSDSLYLVMRVYFEKPRTTVGWKGLINDPHMDGSFDVEAGLKIARRLLVELVSMGLPLATEALDPNSPQYLGDLFSWSAIGARTTESQTHREMASGLSMPVGFKNGTDGSLATAINAMRAAAMPHRFVGINQAGQVCLLQTQGNPDGHVILRGGKAPNYSPADVTQCEKEMEQAGLRPALMVDCSHGNSNKDYRRQPAVAESVVAQIKDGNRSIIGLMIESNIHEGNQSSEQPRSAMKHGVSVTDACISWETTDALLREIHKDLNGQLSSRLA
- the tyrA gene encoding bifunctional chorismate mutase/prephenate dehydrogenase; its protein translation is MVAELTALRDQIDEVDKALLDLLARRMALVAEVGEVKSKYGLPIYVPEREASMLASRRKEAQALGVSPDLIEDVLRRVMRESYSSENDKGFKTLCPSLRPVVIVGGGGQMGRLFEKMLTLSGYQVRILEKEDWAHAPELMRDAGMVIVSVPIHVTEQIIGKLPALPEDCILVDLASVKNGPLQAMLAAHTGPVLGLHPMFGPDSGSLAKQVVVYCDGRQPEAYQWFLEQIQVWGARLHRISAVEHDQNMAFIQALRHFATFAYGLHLAEENVQLEQLLALSSPIYRLELAMVGRLFAQDPQLYADIIMSSENNLALIKRYYQRFGEAITLLEHGDKQAFIDSFRKVEHWFGDYATRFQSESRTLLRQANDSRQ
- a CDS encoding SMP-30/gluconolactonase/LRE family protein; its protein translation is MAEPQLLLNYTGHLPECPTWSAEENALYWADILEGEIHRYHLPTAEHTVLSFHEEVGCFALRERGGFIVAMRTGIWLTDKHGLLRSKVCDNPSNPQLARFNDGGTDCQGRFYAGTFWGPGDYNGAMLMRIDNDLTPKVIQCDIHGHNGLAFSPDQHWMFTSDTPNGVIYRTPLDEQGEPGKREVFRRFKEGEGIPDGAAMDIEGCYWSALFDGWRIARFSSQGEQLEEYRLPVRCPTMVCFGGDDMKTLFITTTRENMEADEVAKYPLSGAIFTLPVSVAGMKKSRFIERYAGSTGTTFSLG
- the pheA gene encoding bifunctional chorismate mutase/prephenate dehydratase, which translates into the protein MTPENPLLDLRVKISALDEKLLALLAERRTLAVEVGKAKLDSHRPVRDIDRERDLLERLIQLGKAHHLDAHYITRLFQLIIEDSVLTQQALLQQHLNKTNPHSARVAFLGPKGSYSHLAARQYAARHFEEFIESGCAKFADIFNQVETGQADYAVVPIENTSSGAINDVYDLLQHTSLSLVGELTIPIDHCVLVSGSTDLSKIETVYSHPQPFQQCSQFLNRYPHWKIEYTESTSAAMEKVAQANSPTVAALGSEAGGALYSLQVLERNLANQTQNITRFVVLARKAIDVSDQVPAKTTLLMATGQQAGALVEALLVLRNHNLIMTKLESRPINGNPWEEMFYLDIQANLESVSMQKALRELGEITRSMKVLGCYPSENVVPVDPA
- the pheL gene encoding pheA operon leader peptide PheL yields the protein MKLTPFFFAFFFTFP